Proteins encoded by one window of Lates calcarifer isolate ASB-BC8 linkage group LG7_1, TLL_Latcal_v3, whole genome shotgun sequence:
- the kidins220b gene encoding LOW QUALITY PROTEIN: kinase D-interacting substrate of 220 kDa B (The sequence of the model RefSeq protein was modified relative to this genomic sequence to represent the inferred CDS: inserted 1 base in 1 codon) yields MDTTTSIKMTTLAIQNLFSYVEEENLAALKAHLDRFKEVDGRSDNGQTPLMLAAEQGSLEIVQELIRRGANVNLDDVDCWSALICAAKEGHVDVVKELLENSAYIEHRDMGGWTALMWAAYKGRVEVTTLLLEHGANPNTTGQQYSVYPIIWAAGRGHADIVKLLLQNGAKVNCSDKYGTTPLIWASRKGHFDCVMHLLENGADVDQEGANSMTALIVAVKGGYTDVVKELLKRNPNVNMTDKDGNTALMIAAKEGYTEIVQDLLDAGTYVNIPDRSGDTVLIGAVXGGHVEIVRALLHKYADIDIRGQENKTALYWAVEKGNATMVRDILQCNPDTETCTKDGETPLIKATKMRNIEIVELLLDKGAKVSAVDKKGDTPLHIAIRGRSRRLAELLLRNPKDGRLLYRPNKAGETPYNIDCSHQKSILTQIFGARHLSPTESDGDMLGYDLYSSALADILSEPTMQPPICVGLYAQWGSGKSFLLKKLEDEMKTFAGQQIEPLFQFSWLVVFLSLLLCGSVAIVLGFTVDPKLAMAVSLSLLALLYLFFVVVYFGGRREGESWNWAWLLSTRLARHIGYLELLLKLMFVNPPELPEQSTRALPVRFLFTDYNRLSSVGGETSMAEMIATLSDACEREFGFLATRLFRVFKTEETQGKRKWKKTCCVPSFIIFVLVLACLVTGMALLAVFKVDGENRTVNAVLIAISSVVGLALLLNCRTWWQVTDSVLNSQRKRLHSAANRMHKLKSEGFMKVLKNEVELMARMAKTIDGFTQHQTRLAVVIDGLDSCEQDKVLQMLDTVRVLFSKGPFISIFASDPHIIIKAINQNLNSVLRDSNINGHDYMRNIVHLPVFLNSRGLSSARKMCTAAPANGDAANADGWHEELDRKLSQHSLGELTKFGSKTTLTRRDTYRRRQVQRSVTRQMSFDLTKLMVTEDWFSDISPQTMRRLLNIVSVTGRLLRANQISFNWDRLASWINLTEQWPYRTSWLILYLEETDGVPDQATLKTIYERVSKNIPTTKDVEPLLEIDGDVRSFEVFLSSRTPVLTARDIRTFLPCTVNLDPKLREIIADVRAAREQMNVGGVTYPPLPLQEAQPRPSSIYSQVSSACSPSASFSGPFAQPPGGVVSPQPHSSYYSGMAGPQHPFYNRPYFPHHLYQLPRPLVATSYSSHFHPRPLPKTSCSRDAAAAAPSKASSLKRKQGSASVVSGAPAILLSSMTTEAVCERVRQIEGIDQSMMGQYTATIRKANVNGRVLSQCNIDELKKEMNMNFGDWQLFRATVLDMRHIESQVLHEEAASEQGSVVGGHNEAGRRAVAPPHAGAANPDASPMYSFNLSFEELSTVGLDETARHGNMQWMGAAHRTASMTSLNSQESSNDISRLTDKQQAEYRNAYQEYIAQMAQLEMGGGSGEKPVQPQPGQFMTSSSSEDKSKEGAEQDGRKSFTKRSGAKPAADNAEFASNGDALDPITEEDEKGDHGSSKSLLTRKTSGERGGLFQGAADLKLKAGGGLRYQKLTSDDEESEESDNAPLLKDGKKAGDPKLPGGSLALKGKDYLSDAMLDKKDSSDSGVRSNESSPNHSLQDEEADLSQLERANLIELDEESLARKRGLPSSLSGLQDPAVARMSICSEDQCSLLASSPEESWPSSKTYNLNRTPSNVTLNNNTNAQQGNRPRQPTEGSTSSSNPTSSSSSTGDVIISPSSGTTGTSGTTAATRPGPNNENVRVVHLKRGLKPGDPPEICTVSSDTVTFGEERESIL; encoded by the exons ATGGACACCACCACGTCCATCAAGATGACCACGCTGGCCATCCAGAACCTGTTCAGCTACGTGGAGGAGGAGAACCTGGCTGCTCTCAAAGCTCACCTGGACCGCTTCAAGGAGGTGGACGGACGCAGCGAC aaCGGTCAGACTCCTCTGATGCTGGCCGCGGAGCAGGGCAGTCTGGAGATCGTCCAGGAGCTCATCAGGAGAGGAGCCAACGTCAACCTGGACGACGTG GACTGCTGGTCGGCTCTGATCTGTGCAGCTAAAGAAGGACACGTGGACGTGgtgaaggagctgctggagaacaGCGCCTACATCGAACACAGAGACATG GGAGGATGGACGGCTCTGATGTGGGCAGCTTACAAAGGTCGAGTGGAGGTGaccactctgctgctggagcacGGAGCCAACCCCAACACTACAggacag CAGTACAGTGTGTATCCGATCATCTGGGCCGCAGGTCGAGGACACGCCGACATcgtcaaactgctgctgcagaacgGAGCCAAAGTCAACTGTTCTGACAAG tatGGGACCACTCCTCTGATCTGGGCGTCCAGAAAAGGACACTTTGACTGTGTGATGCACCTGCTGGAGAACGGAGCCGATGTGGACCAGGAGGGGGCG aaCTCGATGACAGCTCTGATCGTGGCGGTGAAGGGCGGATACACCGATGTGGTGAAGGAGCTGCTGAAGAGGAACCCCAACGTCAACATGACCGACAAAGACGGGAACACGGCGCTGATGATCGCCGCCAAGGAGGGCTACACCGAGATCGTCCAGGACCTGCTGGACGCCGGGACCTACGTCAACATCCCGGACCGG AGCGGAGACACGGTGCTGATCGGAGCGG AGGGGGGGCACGTGGAGATCGTCAGAGCTCTGCTGCATAAATACGCCGACATCGACATCAGAGGACAG gagaataaaactgctctGTACTGGGCTGTGGAGAAAGGAAACGCCaccatggtcagagacatccTGCAGTGTAACCCCGACACTGAGACCTGCACCAAG gATGGAGAGACTCCTCTGATCAAAGCCACTAAGATGAGGAACATCGAGATCGTGGAGCTGCTGCTTGATAAAGGAGCCAAAGTGTCGGCTGTCGACAAG AAAGGAGACACTCCCCTCCACATCGCCATCCGTGGGCGGAGCCGCCGCCTGGCCGAGCTCCTCCTCAGAAACCCTAAAGATGGCCGCCTGCTGTATCGGCCCAACAAGGCCGGAGAGACGCCGTACAACATCGACTGCAGCCACCAGAAGAGCATCCTCACACAGATCTTCGGAGCTC GTCACCTGTCCCCCACAGAGTCAGACGGAGACATGCTGGGTTACGACCTGTACAGCTCCGCGCTGGCCGACATCCTGAGCGAGCCGACCATGCAGCCTCCCATCTGTGTGGGTCTGTACGCTCAGTGGGGCAGCGGCAAGTCCTTCCTGCTGAAAAAGCTGGAGG atgaGATGAAGACGTTTGCCGGGCAGCAGATCGAGCCGTTGTTCCAGTTTTCCTGGCTCGTggtcttcctgtctctgctgctctgcggTTCCGTCGCCATCGTCCTCGGCTTCACCGTCGACCCCAAACTGGCCATGGCTGTCTCCCTGAGTCTGCTCGCTCTGCTCTATCTCTTCTTTG TGGTGGTGTATTTCGGCGGGCGTCGGGAGGGTGAGAGCTGGAACTGGGCGTGGCTGCTCAGCACCCGTCTGGCTCGTCACATCGGGTatctggagctgctgctgaagctgatGTTCGTCAACCCGCCGGAGCTGCCGGAGCAGAGCACCAGAGCTCTGCCCGTCAG gttcCTGTTCACAGACTACAACCGTTTGTCCAGTGTCGGAGGAGAGACGTCGATGGCCGAGATGATCGCCACGCTGTCCGACGCctgtgagagagagtttggCTTCCTCGCCACGCGTCTGTTCAGAGTGTTTAAGACCGAGGAGACacaag GTAAGAGGAAGTGGAAGAAGACGTGCTGCGTGCCGTCCTTCATCATCTTCGTCCTGGTGCTGGCCTGTCTGGTGACGGGCATGGCGCTGCTGGCCGTCTTTAAGGTGGACGGGGAGAACCGGACGGTGAACGCCGTGCTGATCGCCATCAGCAGCGTGGTGGGTCTGGCTCTGCTGCTCAACTGCAGGACGTGGTGGCAGGTGACCGACTCGGTGCTGAACTCTCAGAGGAAGAGGCTGCACAGCGCTGCCAACAGGATGCACAAGCTGAAGAGCGAGGGCTTCATGAAG GTCCTGAAGAACGAGGTGGAGCTGATGGCGAGGATGGCAAAGACCATCGACGGCTTCACGCAGCATCAGACGAGGCTGGCGGTCGTCATCGACGGACTGGACTCCTGTGAACAGGACAAAGTCCTGCAGATGCTCGACACG gtcaGGGTTTTATTCTCCAAAGGTCCCTTCATCTCCATCTTTGCCAGCGACCCgcacatcatcatcaaagcCATCAACCAGAACCTGAACAGCGTCCTCCGAGACTCCAACATCAATGGACACGACTACATGAGGAACATCGTCCACCTGCCCGTCTTCCTCAACAGCAGAGGACTGTCCAGCGCCAGGAAGATGTGCACCGCCGCCCCGGCTAACGGGGACGCCGCCAACGCCGATG gTTGGCATGAGGAGTTGGACAGGAAACTGTCTCAGCACAGTTTGGGTGAATTAACTAAGTTTGGCAGCAAGACAACGCTGACCCGCAGG GACACGTACCGGCGGCGTCAGGTGCAGCGCTCGGTGACTCGTCAGATGTCGTTCGACCTGACGAAGCTGATGGTGACGGAGGACTGGTTCAGCGACATCAGCCCACAGACGATGAGGAGGCTGCTCAACATCGTCTCCGTCACAG GTCGTCTGCTGAGAGCCAATCAGATCAGTTTTAACTGGGATCGCCTGGCGTCGTGGATCAACCTGACGGAGCAGTGGCCCTACAGGACGTCCTGGCTCATCCTGTACCTGGAGGAGACTGATGGCGTCCCCGACCAGGCCACGCTCAAGACCATCtatgaaag agTGTCGAAGAACATCCCCACCACCAAAGACGTGGAGCCTCTGCTGGAGATCGACGGAGACGTTCGCAGCTTTGAGGTCTTCCTGTCGTCACGGACGCCGGTCCTGACGGCCCGGGACATCCGCACCTTCCTGCCTTGCACCGTCAACCTGGACCCCAAACTCCGAGAGATCATAGCAG ATGTTCGTGCGGCCCGGGAGCAGATGAACGTGGGCGGGGTCACATACCCGCCCCTCCCGCTGCAGGAGGCTCAGCCCCGCCCCTCCTCCATCTACAGCCAGGTGTCGTCGGCGTGCTCTCCCTCCGCCTCCTTCAGCGGGCCCTTCGctcagccaccagggggcgtcGTCTCCCCGCAGCCCCACAGCAGCTACTACAGCGGCATGGCCGGGCCGCAGCACCCCTTCTACAACAGG CCATATTTCCCCCATCACCTTTACCAGCTGCCACGCCCCCTCGTGGCCACCTCCTACTCATCACACTTCCATCCTCGCCCGCTGCCTAAAACCTCCTGCAGCAGGGACGCCGCCGCCGCTGCACCT tCTAAAGCTTCATCTTTGAAAAGGAAGCAG ggtTCGGCCTCGGTCGTGTCGGGTGCTCCGGCCATCCTCCTCAGCTCCATGACGACGGAGGCCGTGTGTGAGCGCGTGCGTCAGATCGAAGGCATCGACCAGAGCATGATGGGACAGTACACCGCCACCATCAGGAAG GCGAACGTTAACGGCAGAGTTCTGTCTCAGTGCAACATCGACGAGCTGAAGAAGGAGATGAACATGAACTTTGGAGACTGGCAGCTCTTCAGAGCCACG GTCCTGGACATGCGTCACATCGAGAGCCAGGTGCTGCACGAGGAGGCGGCCAGCGAGCAAGGCAGCGTGGTCGGCGGTCACAACGAAGCCGGAAGACGAGCCGTGGCTCCGCCTCACGCCGGCGCCGCCAACCCGGACGCTTCACCGATGTACAGCTTCAACCTGAGCTTCGAGGAGCTGAGCACGGTGGGACTGGACGAAACGGCCCGACACGGAAACATGCAGTGGATG gGCGCAGCTCATCGCACCGCCAGCATGACCAGCCTCAACTCCCAGGAGTCGTCCAACGACATCTCCAGGCTGACAGACAAGCAGCAGGCCGAGTACCGCAACGCCTACCAGGAGTACATCGCCCAGATGGCCCAGCTGGAGATGGGCGGCGGCAGCGGGGAGAAGCCCGTCCAACCGCAGCCCGGGCAGTTCATGACATCATCGTCATCTGAGGACAAGAGCAAAGAGGGCGCCGAGCAGGACGGACGCAAATCCTTCACCAAGAGGAGCGGTGCCAAGCCGGCAGCAGACAACGCCGAGTTCGCCTCCAACGGAGACGCCCTGGACCCCATCACGGAGGAGGATGAGAAGGGTGACCACGGATCCTCCAAGTCCCTGCTGACCCGCAAGACCTCGGGCGAAAGAGGCGGGCTGTTCCAAGGCGCCGCTGACCTGAAGCTGAAGGCTGGCGGAGGGCTGCGCTACCAGAAGCTGACGAGCGACGACGAAGAGTCGGAGGAGTCAGATAACGCCCCCCTGCTGAAAGACGGAAAGAAGGCGGGAGACCCCAAACTGCCCGGTGGCTCTCTGGCACTGAAGGGGAAGGACTACCTGTCGGACGCCATGCTGGACAAGAAGGACTCGTCTGACTCTGGTGTGCGGTCCAACGAGAGCTCGCCCAACCACTCTCTGCAGGACGAGGAGGCGGACCTGTCACAGCTGGAGAGGGCCAACCTGATCGAGCTGGACGAGGAGAGTCTGGCCAGGAAGCGCGGCCTTCCCAGCAGCCTCAGCGGCCTCCAGGACCCAGCTGTCGCCCGCATGTCCATCTGCTCGGAGGACCAGTGCAGCCTGCTGGCCAGCAGCCCAGAGGAGAGCTGGCCCTCATCCAAAACCTACAACCTGAACCGCACGCCCAGCAACGTCACgctcaacaacaacaccaacGCCCAGCAGGGCAACCGCCCCCGCCAGCCCACCGAgggctccacctcctcctccaaccccacctcctcctcctcctccactggcGACGTCATCATCTCCCCGAGCTCCGGGACCACCGGCACCTCTGGGACCACCGCCGCCACTAGGCCCGGTCCGAACAACGAGAACGTCCGCGTGGTCCACCTGAAGAGAGGCCTGAAGCCCGGAGACCCGCCGGAGATCTGCACCGTGTCCTCGGACACCGTCACCTTCGGCGAGGAGCGCGAGAGCATCCTGTGA
- the id2b gene encoding DNA-binding protein inhibitor ID-2b translates to MRARSPVLSAGRRRRSSGAPGSSSRSRSNKSPEEYPVPALLLQDMSLCYRLLRQLVPGLPPGRAASRVEILQHVIDYILDLQTELDASCPAGDRGEERGQPLRCDPLQQLQQRPQSGRSPADRTHTCQSSDSPRKYPEVVEDQTLLH, encoded by the exons ATGAGAGCCAGGAGCCCGGTGCTGTCAGcgggcaggaggaggaggagcagcggCGCTCCGGGCTCCAGCAGCCGGAGCCGGAGCAACAAGAGCCCGGAGGAATATCCGGTCCCGGCTCTCCTGCTGCAGGACATGAGCCTGTGTTACCGGCTGCTGCGGCAGCTGGTTCCGGGTCTGCCGCCCGGACGGGCCGCCAGCAGGGTGGAGATCCTACAGCACGTCATCGACTACATCCTGGACCTGCAGACCGAGCTGGACGCCTCCTGCCCGGCCGGAGACCGAGGAGAGGAGCGGGGGCAGCCGCTCCGCTGTGACCCGCTACAGCAGCTCCAACAGCGGCCACAGAGCGGCCGGAGCCCCGCTGACAGGACCCACACCTGCCAG TCCAGTGATTCTCCCAGAAAATATCCAGAGGTCGTGGAGGACCAGACACTGCTGCACTGA
- the LOC108891561 gene encoding LOW QUALITY PROTEIN: C-C chemokine receptor type 6-like (The sequence of the model RefSeq protein was modified relative to this genomic sequence to represent the inferred CDS: inserted 2 bases in 1 codon) — MDFSEGEIALDPDYADYYNDNLEEPCSYQNNHRLEQVVGPYVHSIICILGFIGNSLVIITYAFYKRTKSMTDVYLLNVAIADLLFAAVLPLIVYNELTSWSMGPVACKLLRGSYSVNXAIVQARRSFRLRSLPYSRVICAVVWIFAILLSVPTFYFYNWYEPSHISNTPMFDGEGTNLTNFWDIFMLGGQENQTSRTPQYVCEFRFESNSTAWSAKVAIPSTQLAVGFFLPLLIMISCYTAVIITLLRARNFQRHKAVRVVLAVVLVFIACHLPYNITLLYDTVNMFQQGECEVLDNLQVAKTATQTIAYLHCCLNPVLYAFVGVKFRNHFRRIMQELWCLEKRYIAPRRFSRVTSEIYMSTRRSVDGSSENGSSFTM, encoded by the exons ATGGACTTCTCAGAGGGTGAAATTGCACTTGACCCAGATTATGCAGATTATTATAATGATAACCTGGAAGAACCTTGTTCTTACCAGAACAACCACAGGCTGGAGCAGGTGGTCGGTCCGTACGTCCACTCCATCATCTGCATCCTGGGCTTCATTGGGAACAGCCTGGTGATCATCACCTATGCCTTCTACAAAAGGACCAAGTCCATGACTGATGTCTACCTGCTCAACGTGGCCATTGCAGACCTGCTGTTTGCAGCGGTTCTTCCTCTCATCGTCTACAACGAGCTGACATCGTGGTCGATGGGGCCGGTGGCCTGTAAGCTGCTGCGTGGCTCCTACAGCGTGAA CGCCATCGTCCAGGCCCGTCGCAGCTTCAGACTGCGCTCGCTGCCCTACAGCCGGGTCATCTGCGCCGTCGTCTGGATCTTTGCCATTCTGCTGTCCGTCCCCACCTTCTACTTCTACAACTGGTACGAGCCGTCCCACATCAGCAACACCCCCATGTTTGATGGAGAGGGGACCAATCTGACCAACTTCTGGGACATCTTCATGCTGGGTGGACAGGAGAATCAGACTTCCAGGACTCCACAGTACGTCTGTGAGTTCAGGTTCGAGAGCAACAGTACTGCCTGGAGTGCCAAAGTGGCCATCCCCAGCACCCAGCTGGCCGTGGGCTTCTTTCTGCCGCTGCTCATCATGATCTCCTGCTACACCGCCGTCATCATCACGCTGCTTAGAGCCAGGAACTTCCAGAGGCACAAGGCGGTGCGGGTGGTGCTGGCTGTGGTGTTGGTGTTCATCGCCTGCCACCTGCCCTACAATATCACACTGCTTTATGACACCGTCAACATGTTCCAGCAGGGGGAGTGTGAAGTGTTGGACAACCTGCAGGTAGCCAAGACGGCGACACAGACCATCGCCTACCTGCACTGCTGCCTGAACCCGGTACTGTACGCCTTCGTCGGGGTGAAGTTCAGGAACCACTTCAGAAGGATCATGCAGGAGCTGTGGTGTCTGGAGAAGAGGTACATCGCCCCACGCCGCTTCTCCAGGGTCACCTCCGAGATCTACATGTCCACTCGCCGCTCGGTGGATGGATCCAGTGAGAACGGCTCGTCTTTCACCATGTGA
- the LOC108891550 gene encoding NLR family CARD domain-containing protein 3-like — translation MGSSESGLQLRPKQQLQPPRLKKTSHARQFLHLRRLIGENSPMTYSHVSELLYDQIPLQKWICWITATVLEDVLKTREGEELPKTLTQMYIHFLVVQTKLKNVKYDGRGERDPHWSPETRKMIESLGKLAFEQLQKGNLIFYESDLTECGIDIRAASVYSGVFTQIFKEERGLYQDKVFCFVHLSVQEFLAALHVHLTFINSGVNLMSEEQSSYWLIGLFSSLRSKVFPDKPEPAHLYQSVVDKALQSPNGHLDLFLRFLLGLSLQTNQTLLRGLLTQTGSGSQTNQETVQYIKKKISENLSPEKSINLFHCLNELNDRSLVNEIRWHLRSRSLSTDELSPAQWSALVFILLSSEKDLDVFDLKKYSASEEALLRLLPVVKASNKALLSGCNLSERSCEALSSVLSSQSSSLRDLDLSNNDLQDSGVKKLSAGLKSSHCSLETLSLSGCLITEEGCASLASALRSNPSHLRELDLSYNHPGDSGVKLLSAGLEDPDWILATLKVDHGGEQRLKPGLRKYACELEVDTNTVNRKLKLSDNNRKVTWGEDQSYPDHPDRFDHWPQLLCRSGLTGRCYWEVEWRGLVYISVSYRGIRRKGSSNDCLFGRNDQSWSLSCSDGRYSVWHNNRGTSITSSSSSSVSNRVAVYVDCPAGSLSFYRVSSDKLIHLYTFNTIFTEPLYPGFWIWSLGSSVSLCDL, via the exons GTCAGAGCTGCTCTATGATCAGATTCCTCTACAGAAGTGGatctgctggatcactgctacagttctggaggatgtgttgaaaaccagagagggagaagagctgcccaagaccctgactcagatgtacatccacttcctggtggttcagaccaaactgaagaaCGTCAAGTATGATGGAAGAGGTGAGAGAGATCcacactggagtccagagaccaggaagatgattgagtctctgggaaaactggcttttgagcagctgcagaaaggaaacctgatcttctatgaatcagacctgacagagtgtggcatcgatatcagagcagcctcagtgtactcaggagtgttcacacagatctttaaagaggagagaggactgtaccaggacaaggtgttctgcttcgtccatctgagtgttcaggagtttctggctgctcttcatgtccatctgaccttcatcaactCTGGAGTCAATCTGATGTCAGAGGAACAATCATCATACTGGTTAATTGGACTTTTCTCCTCCTTGCGGTCTAAAGTCTTCCCAGACAAACCTGAACCAGCACATCTCTACCAGAGTGTtgtggacaaggccttacagagtccaaatggacacctggacttgttcctccgcttcctcctgggtctttcactgcagaccaatcagactctcctacgaggtctgctgacacagacaggaagtggctcacagaccaatcaggaaacagtccagtacattAAGAAGAAGATCAGTGAGAATCTGTCtccagagaaaagcatcaacctgttccactgtctgaatgaactgaatgatcgttcTCTAGTTAATGAGATCCGATGGCACCTTAGATCAAGAAgtctctccacagatgaactgtctcctgctcaatggtcagctctggtcttcatcttactgtcatcagaaaaagatctggacgtgtttgacctgaagaaatactctgcttcagaggaggctcttctgaggctgctgccagtggtcaaagcctcCAACAAAGCTCT gctgagtggctgtaacctctcagaaagaagctgtgaagctctgtcctcagttctcagctcccagtcctctagtctgagagacctggacctgagtaacaatgacctgcaggattcaggagtgaagaagctgtctgctggactgaagagttcacactgttcactggaaactctcag TCTGTCAGGttgtctgatcacagaggaaggctgtgcttctctggcctcagctctgagatcCAACCCCTCtcatctgagagagctggacctgagctacaatcatccaggagactcaggagtgaagctgctgtctgctggactggaggatcCAGACTGGATACTGGCCACTCTCAA GGTGGATCATGGTGGAGAGCAGAGGTTAAAACCTGGTCTCAGGAAGT acGCCTGTGAACTGGaagtggacacaaacacagtgaacagaaaactcaaactgtctgacaacaacaggaaggtgacaTGGGGAGAGGAtcagtcatatcctgatcatccagacagatttgatcactggcctcagctgctgtgtagatctggtctgactggtcgctgttactgggaggtcgagTGGAGAGGACTGGTTTATATctcagtgagttacagaggaatcagaaggaaAGGAAGCAGTAATGACTGTTTGTTTGGAAGAAATgatcagtcctggagtctgagctgctctgatggTCGTTACTCTGTCTGGCACAATAACAGAGGAAcatccatcacctcctcctcctcctcctctgtctctaacagagtagcagtgtatgtggactgtcctgctggctctctgtccttctacagagtctcctctgacaaACTGATCCACCTCTACACCTTCAACACCATATTCACTGAACCTCTGTATCCTGGGTTCTGGATCTGGTCATTGggttcctcagtgtctctgtgtgatcTGTAG